GCTGATCGGATACGACGGGAAGGTGCTGGCGGACACGATGGGATTTGAGATTTGAAATTTTAAATTTGAGATAAGGGATTTGTGATGTCAAATTTCAAATCTTAAATTTCAAATCGCCCAAAGAGCGGAGCAAAATGAGACCAGGAAAGAGACTCCATCCGATCCAGATCATAGGTGTGGGACTCAAGGGACCGGAGGGGCTGTGTCCCGAGGTGCTGGATCGAATCCAACAGGCGGACCTGCTGGTCGGTGGGAGAAAGATCCTGCAGGGTTTCAGGGGATTCCCCGGCCAGAGGTTTTCGCTGGATGGGCATCTCAAGGGGCTTGACAGCAAGATCCATCATGCCGTCAAACTCGGGAAGAGGGTGGTGGTGCTGACCTCGGGCGATCCCAATTTCTTCGGGATTGCGAGGTTCCTTTTCAAGTCTTTCCGGCCTGAAGAGATGGAGATCCATCCCCATGTGAGCTCCATGCAGCTCGCCTTTGCACGGGTCCGGATCCCCTGGGACGATGCGGCTTTT
This sequence is a window from Nitrospirae bacterium CG2_30_53_67. Protein-coding genes within it:
- a CDS encoding precorrin-6y C5,15-methyltransferase (decarboxylating) subunit CbiE, producing the protein MRPGKRLHPIQIIGVGLKGPEGLCPEVLDRIQQADLLVGGRKILQGFRGFPGQRFSLDGHLKGLDSKIHHAVKLGKRVVVLTSGDPNFFGIARFLFKSFRPEEMEIHPHVSSMQLAFARVRIPWDDAAFASAHGRDLLSVIHTVRSRTKVAVLTDPKNHPSRIARALLKAGLPDTTVYVCSRLGGPDEKVWQGNLSSLTGKRFPDLNVMIILNDRAGEEGFGIPDHVLAPD